The following are from one region of the Cyanobium gracile PCC 6307 genome:
- the lepB gene encoding signal peptidase I, producing the protein MPTPTPTPPPSTPPGGARVLGQQLFRLLLWVLVALLLRWTVVEPRWIPSGSMLPTLQLQDRVLVEKLSPRFGTGVKPGRIVVFHPPDALQQAGYDPGAALIKRVVAVAGDRVEVKGGRLWRNGSPVEPDWAREPMAYDLGPLVVPPGQVLVLGDNRNASLDSHLWGPLPESDLIGTAIWRYWPLARFGPVGFSPPHGGEGT; encoded by the coding sequence ATGCCCACGCCCACCCCCACGCCGCCGCCGTCGACCCCTCCGGGTGGCGCCAGGGTCCTCGGGCAGCAGCTGTTCCGCCTGCTGCTGTGGGTGCTGGTGGCCCTGCTGCTGCGCTGGACGGTGGTGGAGCCCCGTTGGATCCCGTCGGGCTCGATGCTGCCCACCCTGCAGCTCCAGGACCGGGTCCTGGTGGAGAAGCTCAGCCCCCGCTTCGGGACGGGGGTGAAGCCTGGCCGCATCGTCGTCTTCCATCCGCCGGACGCCCTGCAACAGGCGGGCTATGACCCCGGCGCGGCCCTGATCAAGCGGGTGGTGGCGGTGGCCGGCGATCGGGTGGAGGTGAAGGGCGGCCGTCTCTGGCGCAATGGCTCCCCCGTCGAGCCGGACTGGGCCCGTGAACCGATGGCCTACGACCTGGGGCCCCTGGTGGTTCCGCCTGGGCAGGTGCTGGTGCTCGGGGACAACCGCAATGCCAGCCTGGATTCGCACCTCTGGGGCCCCTTGCCGGAGAGCGACCTGATCGGCACCGCCATCTGGCGCTACTGGCCCCTGGCCCGGTTCGGACCGGTTGGGTTCTCCCCTCCCCACGGGGGAGAGGGCACCTGA
- a CDS encoding DUF760 domain-containing protein produces MFNPEFLTADNEAISDNSLIQYLQEQSPDVLQRVARSATGDIQDIIRHNVQGLLGMLPGEQFEVKIQASRDNLAGLLASAMMTGYFLRQMEQRMELETAMLGSGGFEGGLDDDPGELEL; encoded by the coding sequence ATGTTCAACCCGGAGTTCCTGACCGCCGACAACGAGGCGATCAGCGACAATTCGCTGATTCAGTACCTGCAGGAACAGTCCCCGGACGTTCTCCAGAGGGTGGCGCGCTCGGCCACCGGTGACATCCAGGACATCATCCGCCACAACGTCCAGGGCCTGCTGGGCATGCTCCCCGGTGAGCAGTTCGAGGTCAAGATCCAGGCCAGCCGCGACAACCTCGCCGGCCTGCTGGCCTCGGCGATGATGACCGGTTACTTCCTGCGCCAGATGGAGCAGCGCATGGAGCTGGAGACGGCCATGCTCGGCAGCGGCGGTTTCGAGGGGGGCCTCGACGATGACCCCGGCGAACTGGAGCTCTAG
- a CDS encoding DUF4336 domain-containing protein — MSEPATDAATVPAADQRWPWWPLLPLYPYGRRRTLVRELIAGRLWSFEQLQGVWYVAVPIRMVVLRVREGLLLYAPVAPTAEVRARLRDLEERHGPVCTIVLPTASGLEHKLPVPAMARAFPNAQVWVAPKQWSFPLPLPPAWLGFPARRTRVLLSEGVPHGDQLDWLPLGPLDLGLGTFLEIACFDRASGSLLLTDALVAIPPEPPAVFDLDPTPLLFHARERGDEPLRDDPQRRRRGWWRLVLFATYLRPRPLVVPPLGEVLRHCLAPGCRGARAHFGFYPFRWQPGWQDDFEALAPGGRSTLQVAAVLERLVFPRQRAALVAWIRVLAGLKDLRWVVPAHHDAPVATSAQELAALADRIETEEWAPDQGAWKTLAGIDRTLVGLGLVPGEGEGEG, encoded by the coding sequence GTGAGCGAGCCAGCCACCGACGCTGCCACGGTCCCGGCTGCGGACCAGCGCTGGCCCTGGTGGCCCTTGCTGCCCCTCTACCCCTACGGCCGCCGCCGCACCCTGGTGCGGGAGCTGATCGCCGGGCGCCTCTGGAGCTTCGAGCAGCTGCAGGGGGTCTGGTACGTGGCGGTGCCGATCCGCATGGTGGTGCTGCGGGTGCGGGAGGGGCTGCTGCTCTATGCCCCGGTGGCCCCCACCGCCGAGGTGCGCGCCCGCCTGCGGGACCTGGAGGAGCGCCACGGACCGGTGTGCACCATCGTGCTGCCCACCGCGTCGGGGCTGGAGCACAAGCTGCCGGTGCCGGCCATGGCCCGGGCCTTCCCGAACGCCCAGGTGTGGGTGGCGCCGAAGCAGTGGAGTTTTCCCCTGCCGCTGCCGCCCGCCTGGCTGGGGTTCCCCGCCCGGCGCACCCGGGTGCTGCTGAGCGAGGGGGTGCCCCACGGCGACCAGCTCGACTGGCTGCCCCTGGGCCCCCTGGATCTGGGGCTCGGCACCTTCCTGGAGATCGCCTGCTTCGACCGGGCCAGCGGCAGCCTGCTGCTCACCGATGCCCTGGTGGCGATCCCGCCGGAACCGCCGGCGGTGTTTGATCTCGATCCCACGCCGTTGCTGTTCCATGCCCGCGAGCGCGGTGACGAACCCCTGCGTGATGATCCGCAACGGCGGCGTCGGGGCTGGTGGCGGCTGGTGCTGTTCGCCACCTACCTGCGCCCCAGGCCCCTGGTGGTGCCCCCCCTGGGGGAGGTGCTGCGCCATTGCCTCGCACCGGGCTGCCGCGGGGCCCGGGCCCACTTCGGCTTCTACCCCTTCCGCTGGCAGCCCGGCTGGCAGGACGACTTCGAAGCCCTGGCTCCGGGGGGCCGCAGCACCCTGCAGGTGGCGGCGGTGCTGGAGCGGCTGGTGTTCCCCCGTCAGCGGGCCGCCCTGGTGGCCTGGATCCGGGTTCTGGCGGGCCTGAAGGACCTGCGCTGGGTGGTGCCGGCCCACCACGATGCCCCCGTGGCCACCTCGGCCCAGGAGCTGGCGGCCCTGGCGGATCGGATCGAAACAGAAGAGTGGGCCCCGGATCAGGGAGCCTGGAAGACCCTGGCCGGTATCGACCGCACCCTGGTGGGGCTGGGGCTGGTGCCGGGGGAAGGGGAGGGGGAGGGCTGA
- a CDS encoding metal ABC transporter permease has protein sequence MTAVLTWLIEPLQQEFMVRALLVSMLVSCVCGLLSCYMTLKGWALMGDAVSHAVMPGVVIAYALNLPFAVGAFVFGVGSVALIGYIKQMTRIKEDTVIGLVFTGFFALGLTLISKVRSSIDLSHILFGNVLGISSSDILQTVVISVLVLTVLLVLRKDLILFCFDPTHARSIGLHTGVLHYLLLSMLSLAAVAGLQTVGIILVVAMLVTPGATAYLLTDRFDRMVWLSILSAVISSVAGIYWSYWMDASTAGCIVLVQTLLFLLCFLLAPRHGLLAQRRRSPRASRFPSA, from the coding sequence ATGACGGCCGTGCTCACCTGGCTGATCGAACCGCTCCAGCAGGAGTTCATGGTGCGGGCCCTGCTGGTCAGCATGCTGGTGTCGTGCGTCTGCGGCCTGCTCTCCTGCTACATGACGCTCAAGGGCTGGGCCCTGATGGGTGATGCGGTGTCCCATGCGGTGATGCCGGGCGTGGTGATCGCCTACGCCCTGAACCTGCCCTTCGCGGTGGGGGCTTTCGTGTTCGGCGTCGGCTCGGTGGCCCTGATCGGCTACATCAAGCAGATGACCCGGATCAAGGAGGACACGGTGATCGGGCTGGTGTTCACCGGCTTCTTCGCCCTCGGCCTGACGCTGATCTCCAAGGTGCGCAGCAGCATCGACCTCTCCCACATCCTGTTCGGCAACGTGCTGGGCATCAGCTCCTCCGACATCCTCCAGACGGTGGTGATCAGCGTGCTGGTGCTCACCGTGCTGCTGGTGCTGCGCAAGGACCTGATCCTGTTCTGCTTCGATCCCACCCACGCCCGCTCGATCGGCCTCCACACCGGCGTGCTGCACTACCTGCTGCTGTCGATGCTGTCGCTGGCGGCGGTGGCCGGCCTGCAGACGGTGGGGATCATCCTGGTGGTGGCGATGCTGGTCACGCCGGGGGCCACGGCCTACCTGCTCACCGATCGCTTCGACCGCATGGTGTGGCTCTCGATCCTGTCGGCGGTGATCTCCAGCGTGGCCGGGATCTACTGGAGCTACTGGATGGATGCCTCCACCGCCGGCTGCATCGTGCTGGTGCAGACGCTGCTGTTCCTGCTCTGCTTTCTGCTGGCGCCGCGCCATGGCCTGCTGGCCCAGCGGCGCCGTTCGCCGCGGGCCTCCCGTTTCCCCTCCGCGTGA
- a CDS encoding metal ABC transporter ATP-binding protein — translation MPSRPTPFAGSERIAVLNLCVDYHGVVAVHEASLHLDAGTICALVGMNGAGKSTLFKALMGFVRPSAGSIAINGLPLRQARRARAVAYVPQTESVDWNFPVNVQEVVMMGRYGSMNLLRIPRPVDREAVREALERVDLWPLRHRQIGALSGGQRKRAFLARALAQGASVMLLDEPFNGVDIRTEKLMIELFEQFRREGRTLMISTHDLAHVTSFCDQVVLINKTVLAYGETSSVFTSENLALTFGGLRLEGEPAVDFDPHQAP, via the coding sequence ATGCCCTCTCGCCCCACCCCCTTCGCCGGCAGCGAGCGCATCGCCGTCCTCAACCTCTGCGTCGATTACCACGGGGTGGTGGCCGTCCATGAGGCCTCCCTGCATCTCGATGCCGGCACCATCTGTGCCCTGGTGGGGATGAATGGGGCCGGTAAATCCACCCTGTTCAAGGCCCTGATGGGCTTCGTGCGCCCCTCGGCCGGCAGCATCGCCATCAATGGCCTGCCCCTGCGGCAGGCGCGCCGGGCCCGGGCCGTGGCCTACGTCCCCCAGACCGAGAGCGTCGACTGGAACTTTCCGGTCAACGTCCAGGAGGTGGTGATGATGGGCCGCTACGGCAGCATGAATCTGCTGCGCATCCCCCGTCCGGTCGACCGGGAGGCGGTGCGGGAGGCGCTGGAGCGGGTCGACCTCTGGCCGCTGCGCCACCGCCAGATCGGCGCCCTCTCCGGCGGCCAGCGCAAGCGGGCCTTCCTGGCGCGGGCCCTGGCCCAGGGCGCCTCGGTGATGCTGCTGGATGAGCCGTTCAACGGCGTCGACATCCGCACCGAGAAACTGATGATCGAGCTGTTCGAGCAGTTCCGCCGCGAGGGGCGCACCCTGATGATCTCCACCCACGACCTGGCCCACGTCACCAGCTTCTGCGACCAGGTGGTGCTGATCAACAAGACCGTGCTCGCCTACGGCGAGACCTCCTCGGTGTTCACCAGCGAGAACCTGGCCCTCACCTTCGGCGGCCTGCGGCTGGAGGGCGAGCCGGCCGTCGACTTCGACCCGCACCAGGCACCATGA